The window AATAGCAGCAGCAGCGTGATCCTGTGTAGAGAAAATATTACAAGATGACCAGGTAACTTCAGCTCCTAAAGCTACCAATGTCTCGATAAGCACAGCCGTTTGGATCGTCATGTGAAGACATCCGGCGATTCTTGCTCCTTTCAGTGGCTGAGATGGTCCGTATTCTTCACGGATAGCCATCAGACCAGGCATCTCTGCTTCTGCAAGAGTAATTTCTTTTCTACCCCATTCTGCAAGGGAGATATCCTTAACTTTGTAAGGAACGTATTGTGTTGTAGTACTCATATGTAATGAATAGTTTTTAAATTCAATTGATAACGAAAGGCAAAATTACGATTTATAATTAAGATATAAAAACGGTAGACTAAGTTCAGTTTCATGAGATTAAACATGAATTAATATTATTTGGTCTGATATAAATAGTTAAATTGAGCCTGTAAAAATAGATTATGAATCATACCCATACAGAAAAGAAAAGTAAACCGGTGGCTCCAAAAGTACAGGAACTGATCAATGCTTCAAAAAGTGTAATACTGGCTACAGTAGATGCAGATGGATTTCCTAATCCAAGCTATGCGCCTTTTGTGCAGGTAGGTTCAACCTTTTATATTCTGGTTTCTTTCATGGCAAAACATACTAAAAATCTTGCTGACGGAAGAAAAGCAGCTATTATGTTTATTGAAGATGAATCAGCCACTAAACAAATCTACGCCCGTGAACGATTAACTCTTGAAGCTGCACCTTCTCAGATAGAAAAAGATTCTGAGGTATGGAATAATGTGGTAGCCCAACTTAAACAAACTCATGGTAAAGTAGTAGATGTGATTTCTGAAATGGGAGACTTCATTCTCATCGCATTGCAGCCTGTAAAAGGATCGTATGTGAATGGTTTCGGAAGCGCTTATTTTGTAGATGCCCATCTGGAAATAGTTGAGCATAGAAATGATGTGAATCATCAGGCTAGATAACCGGGAGCTGGAAGAAGGATGCTGGATGCTGGAGGTTTATAGAGATTAAGGAAATAAAGAACTGGTTTTTTGAACTGATTTTTTTACTTTAATCTGCAATTACTTTTATAACGAACAATCGCTTCCATCTT of the Chryseobacterium aureum genome contains:
- a CDS encoding HugZ family pyridoxamine 5'-phosphate oxidase is translated as MNHTHTEKKSKPVAPKVQELINASKSVILATVDADGFPNPSYAPFVQVGSTFYILVSFMAKHTKNLADGRKAAIMFIEDESATKQIYARERLTLEAAPSQIEKDSEVWNNVVAQLKQTHGKVVDVISEMGDFILIALQPVKGSYVNGFGSAYFVDAHLEIVEHRNDVNHQAR